The Xyrauchen texanus isolate HMW12.3.18 chromosome 28, RBS_HiC_50CHRs, whole genome shotgun sequence genome has a segment encoding these proteins:
- the id2b gene encoding DNA-binding protein inhibitor ID-2b, which produces MKAVSPVRSIRKPALYFSEHNTLGISRIKTPLDDQLSLLYNMNNCYSRLKELVPSLPQNKSVSKMEILQHVIDYILDLQIALEQNPLGQAPPQKTVKSLGADISIISFQPSLPQRDVNTEDLMALSR; this is translated from the exons ATGAAGGCGGTCAGTCCTGTGCGGTCTATAAGGAAACCTGCTTTATATTTTTCGGAGCATAATACTCTTGGCATCTCGCGGATCAAGACCCCCTTGGACGACCAGCTCAGTCTACTGTACAACATGAATAACTGCTACAGCAGGTTGAAGGAGCTCGTGCCTAGTCTACCGCAGAACAAGAGCGTGAGTAAAATGGAGATCTTGCAGCACGTCATAGATTACATTCTGGATCTTCAGATCGCACTGGAACAGAACCCGCTCGGACAGGCCCCCCCACAAAAGACTGTCAAATCACTCGGCGCTGATATCAGCATCATCTCTTTCCAG CccagtctccctcaaagagatgTTAACACAGAAGACCTCATGGCGTTATCTCGTTGA